One region of Wyeomyia smithii strain HCP4-BCI-WySm-NY-G18 chromosome 3, ASM2978416v1, whole genome shotgun sequence genomic DNA includes:
- the LOC129733350 gene encoding UDP-glycosyltransferase UGT5-like gives MKLFIYWIGVLLAIATGHVQSYKILGLFPHPGISHFQFFEPILKGLAAAGHEVTVVSHFPSANPPSNYTDIKLEGVELLINSVSFELFEYRPSFAHFTEFFMLYDWGNQACKNALESPAIKQVLESKIQYDLVLVEQFNNDCMLGVAHLLNVPYIGLSSCPLMPWHYDRVGNPNDPSYIPALFMGYSEKMDFWQRTANFITANAFKFMYSWFNDNSANKMLRERFGPGIPDIKDLQKRTSMIFVNQHYSLSGPKPLTPAVVELGGIHIQDFKELDPSLKKLLDSADHGVIYISWGSMIKAATLPEEKRNALLAALGSLKQTVIWKWENETLPNQPSNVHIRKWLPQREILCHPKVRVFMSHGGLLGSSEAAYCGVPVVSTPMYGDQHNNAAAIAHRGMGVVLPYEKISRETVSESLRKALDPVTMENAKRVSFSYRNRPQSAVETAVWWCEHVVATGGLPLAKSYSTELPWYSYYLIDVQIAVYTFVFVYHWIEYKLFKRLCCRGVSGFSEIDAKVKTN, from the exons ATGAAACTGTTCATCTACTGGATCGGTGTCCTACTAGCCATCGCCACTGGCCATGTTCAGTCGTACAAAATTCTTGGTCTTTTCCCGCATCCTGGCATCAGTCACTTCCAGTTTTTCGAGCCGATACTGAAAGGATTGGCAGCCGCAGGTCATGAGGTCACTGTCGTCAGTCACTTCCCTAGTGCGAACCCGCCGTCCAATTACACCGATATCAAGCTCGAGGGCGTGGAATTACTGATCAACTCGGTCAGCTTTGAG CTCTTCGAGTACCGTCCGTCGTTTGCCCATTTCACGGAGTTTTTCATGCTGTACGATTGGGGAAACCAAGCGTGTAAAAATGCACTCGAATCGCCCGCCATCAAACAAGTGCTGGAGTCCAAAATACAATACGATCTGGTACTAGTGGAGCAGTTCAACAATGACTGCATGCTAGGAGTGGCCCACCTGCTTAACGTGCCCTACATTGGCCTCAGTAGCTGTCCGCTCATGCCATGGCACTACGATCGTGTTGGAAACCCGAACGACCCCTCGTACATACCGGCCCTTTTCATGGGATACTCCGAGAAGATGGACTTTTGGCAAAGAACTGCCAACTTTATAACGGCGAATGCTTTCAAATTTATGTACAGTTGGTTCAATGACAATTCGGCCAACAAAATGCTGCGGGAACGCTTTGGACCTGGTATTCCAGATATCAAGGATTTGCAGAAGCGCACCAGCATGATTTTTGTCAATCAGCATTATTCGCTCAGTGGGCCTAAACCGTTGACTCCGGCAGTTGTAGAGCTGGGTGGTATTCACATACAGGACTTCAAGGAACTGGATCCCTCGTTAAAAAAGTTGCTGGATTCAGCCGATCACGGTGTCATCTACATCAGCTGGGGATCAATGATCAAAGCTGCCACCCTGCCGGAAGAAAAACGCAACGCTTTACTTGCGGCGCTAGGATCGCTCAAGCAGACAGTTATCTGGAAGTGGGAGAATGAAACGCTGCCTAATCAACCGTCCAACGTTCACATCAGGAAGTGGCTTCCGCAGCGGGAAATACTGT GCCATCCAAAGGTACGTGTCTTCATGAGTCACGGCGGATTGCTGGGAAGCTCTGAAGCAGCTTATTGTGGTGTCCCAGTTGTCTCTACACCGATGTATGGAGACCAA CATAACAACGCTGCTGCTATAGCACACCGTGGAATGGGCGTTGTTTTACCGTACGAGAAGATCTCTCGTGAGACGGTGTCCGAATCTCTGCGGAAAGCGCTGGACCCGGTGACGATGGAAAACGCGAAACGAGTTTCCTTCTCCTATCGTAATCGACCCCAAAGTGCCGTCGAAACTGCAGTTTGGTGGTGCGAGCATGTCGTCGCTACCGGCGGACTTCCGTTAGCCAAATCATACTCAACTGAGCTACCGTGGTACTCCTACTATCTAATAGATGTGCAGATCGCGGTTTATACCTTTGTGTTTGTCTACCACTGGATCGAGTATAAGTTATTCAAGCGGCTTTGCTGCCGAGGTGTGTCCGGTTTCAGTGAAATTGACGCGAAAGTAAAAACTAATTAG
- the LOC129733347 gene encoding sterol carrier protein 2 codes for MGVPKVYVVGVGMTKFEKPGRRENFDYPQMAKEAVTKALNDARIKYEDVQQATVGYVYGDSTCGQRALYEIGFTGIPIYNVNNNCSTGSTALLLAKQLIETGNNDCVLALGFEKMERGSLTSKYMDRTNPVELLVSAMAEKFDITGAPISAQLFGNAGLEHMQKYGTKPEHFAKIAYKNHKHSTNNPYSQFQDEYSLEQISKSSNVHEFLTKLQCCPTSDGSACCILASESFVKRHGLEAQAVEIIAMEMSTDLPSSFKEGSAMKIVGYDMTRNAAQKVFAKTNFKPQDVDVVELHDCFSANELITYEALGLCQPGKAGEFIDRGDNTYGGRVVVNPSGGLISKGHPLGATGLAQCSELCWQLRGEADKRQVKGAKLALQHNIGLGGAVVVGLYRLGFPYTRKPINTNLTAAGKLKDTPEGFLVAPYMKLLEEAMADDKDNLIDRVRGIYGFKVTNGPNGAEGYWVINAKVGKGSVTYKGTDKPDVTFIINDIDVVDLISGKLNPQKAFFQGKVKIQGNMGLAMKLVDLQKSANSRIEELRSKL; via the exons ATGGGAGTGCCGAAGGTTTACGTTGTCGGTGTCGGAATGACTAAA TTCGAGAAACCCGGCCGCCGGGAGAACTTCGACTACCCGCAGATGGCGAAAGAGGCGGTGACGAAGGCCCTCAACGATGCCCGTATCAAGTATGAGGACGTTCAGCAAGCCACCGTCGGCTACGTGTACGGTGACTCGACCTGCGGCCAGCGAGCGTTGTACGAAATCGGCTTCACCGGTATTCCCATCTATAATGTGAACAACAACTGTTCGACGGGTTCCACGGCGCTGCTGCTGGCCAAGCAGCTGATCGAGACGGGAAACAATGACTGCGTGCTGGCGCTAGGTTTCGAAAAGATGGAACGCGGTTCGTTGACTTCCAAGTACATGGACCGAACCAATCCGGTTGAGCTGTTAGTTTCGGCTATGGCGGAAAAGTTCGACATCACCGGGGCACCAATTTCTGCGCAGCTGTTCGGTAATGCTGGTCTGGAACACATGCAAAAGTACGGCACGAAACCCGAACATTTTGCCAAGATTGCCTACAAAAATCATAAACATTCCACCAATAATCC CTACTCGCAATTTCAAGATGAATACTCGTTAGAGCAGATATCCAAGTCCTCTAATGTGCACGAATTCCTCACGAAGTTACAGTGTTGTCCCACTAGTGATGGTTCCGCCTGTTGCATTCTTGCTTCGGAAAGTTTTGTGAAACGTCACGGACTGGAGGCACAAGCCGTTGAGATTATTGCCATGGAAATGTCGACCGATTTGCCGTCATCGTTCAAG GAAGGAAGCGCTATGAAGATTGTGGGTTACGACATGACTCGTAACGCTGCACAAAAAGTTTTTGCCAAAACTAACTTCAAACCACAGGATGTAGATGTGGTAGAACTTCATGATtgtttttcggcaaatgagCTGATTACCTATGAGGCGCTTGGTTTGTGCCAGCCTGGCAAGGCAGGCGAATTTATCGATCGCGGCGATAATACGTACGGAGGGCGGGTAGTTGTCAATCCTAGCGGTGGATTGATCTCCAAGGGACATCCGCTAGGTGCTACTGGGTTAGCTCAGTGCTCAGAGCTGTGCTGGCAACTACGTGGCGAAGCTGATAAGCGCCAAGTGAAGGGAGCTAAACTTGCCTTACAGCATAATATTGGTTTGGGTGGTGCTGTTGTTGTGGGATTGTATCGGTTGGGTTTCCCTTACACAAGAAAGCCTATTAACACCAACTTGACCGCTGCCGGAAAGCTCAAGGATACACCCGAAGGCTTCCTAGTAGCTCCATATATGAAGCTACTGGAAGAAGCCATGGCCGATGACAAGGATAATCTGATCGATAGAGTTCGCGGAATCTATGGCTTCAAGGTTACCAATGGACCGAATGGTGCTGAAGGCTATTGGGTTATTAACGCCAAGGTTGGCAAAGGCTCCGTCACCTACAAAGGAACTG ATAAACCTGATGTAACATTCATTATAAATGACATCGATGTTGTGGATTTAATATCCGGTAAGCTCAACCCACAAAAAGCCTTTTTCCAAGGGAAGGTCAAGATTCAGGGCAATATGGGACTGGCAATGAAATTGGTGGATCTCCAGAAGAGCGCAAACTCACGGATTGAAGAGTTGAGATCTAAGCTGTAA